A DNA window from Molothrus ater isolate BHLD 08-10-18 breed brown headed cowbird chromosome 2, BPBGC_Mater_1.1, whole genome shotgun sequence contains the following coding sequences:
- the PCNP gene encoding PEST proteolytic signal-containing nuclear protein: protein MADGRAEGEKAKRPQPAGGPEEEAEKPVKTKTVSSSNGGESSSRSAEKRAANEEAEDFTTKPAPAKMSKFGFSIGSQTTKKASAISIKLGANKPKEPVPTLAPKTLSVAAAFNEDEDSEPEEMPPEAKMRMKNIGRDTPTSAGPNSFNKGKHGFSDNQKLWERNIKSHLGNVHDQENN, encoded by the exons ATGGCGGACGGCAGAGCCGAGGGGGAGAAGGCGAAGCGGCCGCAGCCCGCAGGAG GACCTgaagaagaggcagaaaaaccTGTGAAAACTAAGACTGTTTCTTCCAGTAATGGAGGAGAAAGTTCGAGTCGCAGCGCAGAGAAACGGGCAGCTAATGAAGAAGCTGAAGACTTCACCACAAAGCCTGCTCCTGCCAAAATGTCCAAGTTTGGATTTTCCATAGGCAGTCAGACAACAAAGAAGGCATCTGCAATATCCATCAAACTGGGAGCAAAT AAGCCTAAAGAGCCTGTTCCAACCCTGGCTCCAAAAACCCTTTCTGTAGCAGCAGCTTTCAACGAAGATGAAGAT AGCGAACCTGAGGAGATGCCCCCCGAAGCCAAGATGCGCATGAAGAACATCGGAAG GGATACACCAACCTCAGCAGGACCAAATTCATTCAATAAAGGAAAGCATGGATTTTCTGACAACCAGAAGCTATGGGAACGAAATATAAAATCTCATCTTGGAAATGTCCATGACCAAGAAAATAACTAA
- the TRMT10C gene encoding tRNA methyltransferase 10 homolog C: MRSANMLLRRIVRGSVLPFATQHGMKKDLFLLSRTLSLSLCLKQDKSCEPSEKLDLDEWKKVMKSGLQEEVSEMVSEPKELSSLAAARETLEMWRLAGRAVPENMSEEQLKTFMECPSKSAKKKYLKYLHLKELYKKNDKRKMDEKRERRLEAQDQDSKTDETKKSPFVCLWSRTMDKAYNWRAAQSMIFGQPLVFDMSYEKEMSVREVSNTVRQIVMSESSNRRSVDPFHIHFCNFKDDSLYHREFIKNYREAWDKLLITVTDQCYTEIFPKDKLIYLTADSPKVMKAFDHDKIYIVGSMVDKSIKRGVSLARAKRLGLETAALPLDKYLLWSAGAKNLTLDQMMHILLTLKDTGDWKKALEFVPKRKYCDFVNKPVKELKKTLDLISTLKLGKGREKVEKQFAKNYPKRYKLKQK, encoded by the coding sequence ATGCGGTCTGCTAATATGCTTCTGAGAAGAATTGTAAGAGGTTCTGTCCTTCCATTTGCCACACAACATGGGATGAAAAAGGATTTGTTTCTGCTCAGTAGAACTCTGAGTTTATCACTTTGTCTGAAGCAGGACAAGTCATGTGAACCCTCAGAAAAACTGGATTTAGATGAGTGGAAGAAGGTAATGAAATCCGGGTTGCAAGAAGAGGTCAGTGAGATGGTCTCAGAGCCAAAGGAGCTTTCCAGTTTGGCTGCTGCACGTGAGACTTTGGAGATGTGGAGGCTAGCTGGCAGAGCAGTTCCAGAAAATATGAGTGAAGAACAGCTAAAAACCTTTATGGAGTGTCCTTCTAAGTCAGCcaaaaagaagtatttaaaatatttgcatctcAAAGAACTTTACAAGAAAAATGACAAGAGAAAGATggatgagaaaagagaaaggaggctGGAAGCACAAGATCAAGATTCAAAAACAGACGAGACCAAAAAGAGTCCATTTGTATGTTTATGGTCCCGCACTATGGACAAAGCATACAATTGGAGGGCTGCTCAGTCCATGATCTTTGGCCAGCCTCTAGTATTTGACATGTCTTATGAAAAAGAGATGTCTGTCCGAGAAGTCTCAAACACAGTGAGACAGATAGTAATGAGTGAAAGCAGCAATCGGAGATCTGTGGATCCATTCCACATCCACTTCTGTAACTTCAAAGATGATAGCCTCTATCACAGGGAATTTATCAAGAATTATAGAGAGGCGTGGGACAAACTGCTTATCACAGTGACAGACCAGTGCTACACAGAAATCTTTCCAAAGGATAAGCTCATCTATCTGACAGCCGATTCTCCCAAAGTAATGAAAGCATTTGATCACGATAAGATCTATATTGTTGGGTCAATGGTTGACAAGAGCATAAAAAGAGGAGTCTCTTTAGCACGGGCAAAGCGATTAGGGCTGGAGACTGCAGCCCTTCCACTGGATAAGTATTTGCTGTGGAGTGCTGGTGCCAAAAATCTCACACTGGACCAAATGATGCATATTTTATTAACCTTGAAAGATACAGGTGACTGGAAGAAGGCTCTGGAATTTGTTCCAAAAAGGAAATACTGTGACTTTGTAAACAAGCCTGTAAAGGAATTGAAAAAAACATTAGACCTGATCAGCACACTCAAACTTGGAAAGGGAcgggaaaaagtagaaaagcaattTGCCAAAAACTACCCCAAGAGGTATAAACTAAAGCAAAAGTAG
- the TXNL4B gene encoding thioredoxin-like protein 4B has translation MSFLLPKLTCKREVDQAIKSVAEKVLVLRFGRDNDAVCLQLDDILAKTAHDLSKMAVIYLVDVNNVPVYTQYFDISYIPSTVFFFNGQHMKVDYGSPDHTKFVGSFKTKQDFIDLIEVIYRGAMRGKLIVRSPIDPNNIPKYDLLYQGI, from the exons ATGAGTTTTCTGCTGCCCAAACTGACCTGTAAGAGGGAAGTGGATCAAGCAATTAAAAGCGTCGCTGAGAAGGTTTTGGTTCTCCGTTTTGGAAGAGATAATGATGCTGTTTGTCTGCAGCTCGATGATATT CTTGCAAAAACAGCTCATGACCTAAGTAAAATGGCAGTCATTTACTTAGTGGATGTGAACAACGTCCCAGTGTACACCCAGTATTTTGACATCAGTTATATTCCATctactgtatttttcttcaatGGACAGCACATGAAGGTTGATTATGG GTCTCCAGATCACACCAAATTTGTGGGAAGcttcaaaacaaagcaagactTTATAGATCTGATTGAAGTGATCTACCGTGGAGCAATGCGGGGAAAGCTCATTGTCAGAAGTCCTATTGATCCCAATAACATTCCTAAATACGACCTTCTCTACCAAGGCATTTAA
- the LOC118689469 gene encoding putative protein FAM172B, whose amino-acid sequence MMMTDFTEEHMWLQIQRELSLRKLTEGSKYQEELKYDFNRKGELRHLDTNESFVFNYYKNGHEQNHERYEVLGHSITQYVYELLERVCMLQKVYIPTDATEDEPRSFFFMSKDALTTSSSLIIFLQDHGAFCAGQWGQRAIVSEGLKHGTQIPFIKMALQSHWEVIVLNPNDNFTDMNTEKERFSVRQSACSIPKRGSSSPEEHTVYVWDHFIAKSAASNMAFIAHGYGGLVFVDLLVQRKREVMNKVYSVAFIDSTHNIQHQSRHDPEIREWIHKNCREWVSNSKPLNKTVHFLMRVNCPTFSAGTEKYGLAPSCCLQPIFKYLKSMLKAKITRALRNSPVETRSSTRKKTGN is encoded by the exons ATGATGATGACAGATTTTACAGAAGAGCATATG TGGTTACAAATACAGCGTGAACTCAGTTTGAGGAAACTAACAGAGGGTTCCAAGTATCAAGAGGAACTAAAATATGACTTCAATAGAAAAGGGGAACTGAGGCACCTGGATACAAATGAGTCCTTTGTTTTCAATTACTACAAGAATGGACATGAGCAGAATCATGAACGCTACGAAGTTCTGGGACATTCTATTACCCAGTATGTTTATGAGCTCCTGGAAAGAGTCTGCATGCTGCAGAAGGTTTATATTCCTACAGATGCTACAGAGGATGAACCAAGAAGCTTCTTTTTCATGAGCAAGGATGCATTAACAACTTCCTCTAGCCTAATTATCTTTCTTCAAGACCATGGAGCTTTTTGTGCTGGACAGTGGGGGCAAAGGGCAATTGTCAGTGAGGGCTTGAAACATGGAACACAAATACCATTCATCAAaatggccctgcagagccactggGAAGTGATTGTACTGAACCCCAATGACAATTTCACTGATATGAACACTGAAAAGGAGAGATTTTCTGTCAGACAGTCTGCCTGTTCGATCCCCAAGAGGGGTAGCAGCAGCCCCGAAGAGCACACTGTGTATGTATGGGATCATTTCATTGCAAAGAGTGCAGCCAGCAACATGGCCTTCATTGCCCATGGCTATGGTGGGTTGGTGTTTGTTGATCTGCTGGTGCAGAGAAAACGTGAGGTGATGAATAAAGTGTACTCTGTGGCATTCATTGACTCCACACACAACATACAGCATCAGAGCAGACACGATCCAGAAATACGGGAATGGATACACAAAAACTGCCGAGAATGGGTGTCAAACAGCAAACCCCTAAATAAAACTGTGCACTTTCTCATGAGAGTAAATTGTCCTACTTTCTCTGCTGGAACAGAAAAGTATGGTTTAGCACCCTCCTGCTGTTTACAACCCATCTTTAAGTACTTGAAGAGCATGCTGAAAGCCAAGATCACAAGAGCCTTGAGGAATTCACCTGTTGAAACCAGAAGCAGCACAAGAAAGAAGACAGGCAATTAA